gCACGGCTTGGGCCAGTGGTTTTCAAGTACCCTTTAGTTGCAAAACTCCTCCTTGGAATGAAATCTGCTGTGGCACGATGTGTGTAAAACAGGTCAAAATGGcgtgcctgattggctcagtcagtagagcatgtgacttaaaaaaaattttttttaatgtttatttttgagagagagagagagagagagagagagggagagagagagcctgggaggaggggcagagagagaggggacacagaatctaaagcaagctctgggctctgagctgtcagcacggagcccgatcagggctcaaactcacgaaccgcgagatcatgacctgagctgaagtcggccgctcaaccgactgagccacccaggtgccctaccttGCACATATTTTATTAGGTGGGGGCTAATCTCTCTAGGAGCACTTCAACTGGGGATAAAGAGAGCTCTGCATGGGATTCACAGGGCTGTGGGATTCAAAGGCAAATTTTGCTAGCAGATGTTATGTATGCACTGAGGCAGTATCAGAGGGCCAAGGAGTTCCGCCGTGACATTTAGATTATTAAAGACTAAAAACGTGAGTGgagcagaaacaaaacagaatgtcACTACACTAGACAAATCCAGAGGGTTTCCCCCTTCCCAGTGGTCCTGGAActctggaaaggaggaaagaatgtgGAATTCAACTGATGTCCCAAGTCCCCCTCCAGTACCAGGGAACTGTTCCCACCTGCCTTCTCTCCCACTTAGTCCTTTGCCCCCAGTGAATGGTGAACTGGGGGCATGGCCTGGATCAAGGCTCTAGAATTCTGTAGGCTCATGGGAGAGATGGCCTGCTCAGGAGGTGGACACGGGTCTTCCCCACCGTGTCACCCTCCTCCTGTCTTGTGGCAGGTCAGAGCGGACTGGGCAAGTCAACGCTGGTCAACACGCTCTTCAAATCCCAGGTGAGCCGCAAGGCCTCCAGCTGGAACCGGGAGGAGAAGATCCCCAAGACTGTGGAGATCAAAGCTATTGGGCACGGTGAGGACCGGGCAGGACCCCTGTGGCCGCTGTTCAGAAGGGTCTctgccagagagggagagacgggcAAATGAAAGGCAATCTCAAGACAGAGGAGAACAGAGGTCTGAAGTCTGTGAAGCCAACTCCTTGGCtagaaaagggaggggggattaaaaaggaaagaggtggGGCTTGAGCTGGATGATAACACGAGGGTGGGATTTAGACAAGCAGAAAGAAGCAAGGAGGGCCCGGCAGGTGCAGGGAACAGCGTGAATAGAGCTATGGAGGTGGGAAGACCCAGAACTCAACTTTTCCAGTAATTGgtcctgaggaaggaaggaaggagcctgggtctcCCTGACCGGTAGGAAGCAGGGTACCCGGCATCAGCTGGAAGAGTGACCTCCCTGGTGCCTTCTCTGTTCACCCCCCCCCAGTGATAGAGGAAGGCGGGGTCAAAATGAAGCTGACGGTCATCGATACCCCGGGCTTCGGAGACCAGATCAACAATGAAAACTGGTATATGTCTGCCTGTGAGATTTCTGCCCTAAAGACTCTGCAAGGAAGACGCTGAACACGGTTCAGATTCATTCCCATCGAGAGCCATCTGTACCCTTCATGCCGAGGGGTTAAGTGGGAAGGCTTACTAACGGACCGCAGAGGGGCTTTATAAAGAGGCGAGGGAAGAGGCTCTGGTGGGAGGCCAGTGCAGAAGGAATTTGGGCTGTGGGGTTACCTACAGGTGGCCGAAGGGCAGGGTGGACAGAACAAGGGGAGCGGTGGTAGGCTGACCTGAAGGCTGTGGCAGAGCTTGGCCTGTGGGCAATGTCTTAGCcctggaagaagagaggagggtgGGCCATTTCTATGAGGAGAGAGCCTCTGGGACTTCACCGAGCAAAGCTGCAGTGCGTATGCAGCCAAGGAGGGCTGTGCAGAATGTAGATGGAAAGTTCCAGGCAGAAGCTTGCTCCCAGATAGGGATGGAGACCATTGTTCCTCTGTGAGGGAGCTGGGTTCTGCCACGGATAGGCAGGGCCACTGGACAGCACAACTTGGAGCCTTCTTGGAAAAGTGACCGATCGTCCTCTTTCCTGGTGTTTTGAATGCTCCTCGAAGGAGAAAGGTGATCGTAACATTGGCAGCAGTCAGGGTAATGAGTTGTTGCCACGTTGAATATTTTCTGTATGCCATTGCTACGTTAAGGACCAAACCTCTGTTCTTGTGTGTGCTTCTAGGCAGCCGTGGGTCCTCCCACTTTAGTTGTGAGAAAACAGCCTCAGGGAGGGTAGAGACTTCCTCAGAGCCTCCCAGCTAATAAGgaatggaggtggggagagtgTGTGTTGCTTTCTGGAGTGGGGCGGGGTTCTGCAGGATCCTCTGGCCCAGTCAGAGGACCGGGTCTCCATGGGGGTTCTAGCCTTGCTGATGAGGAAAGCCGTCCGTGGGAGCCTGAGGGAGGGTGGGCAAcccaccccaggccccccaggGGAGGTAGAAACGAGAGGGATGTGAGGGCCCTGCTGCCTGACCATGTCTAAGGTGAGCCCCCAAGTCCTGTCTTTCTGGGACATCCGTCTGctttcttcccaccctccagTTGGGAACCCATCGAGAAGTACATCAATGAACAGTATGAGAAGTTCCTGAAGGAGGAGGTCAACATTGCCAGGAAGAAACGCATCCCTGACACTCGTGTCCACTGCTGCCTCTACTTTATCTCCCCCACGGGACACTCGTATGTATCAGTCCCATGCCCATGGCTACACCTAGCTCTGGTTTGCGTCATTCTCCAATGGATAACTAATAATCCCTGGATTCAGCTGGGGCCCCGGATGAGCCCCAGTGTAGTCATGGCCCTGTGATCCCCTAGACTTCCCCTCAAAAAGGCTGACTTTCTTACCAGGAGAGTAAAGCTGACCAACACCAGCCCCCCCATGCTGCCCACTGGTGTTCTAGCACAACTGTGCCAGCAGAGAGGGGTCGACATGTGAACACAGACGGCTCCTCGCTTATTCAGTAGATCTCTGCTTTGcccaaggctgggggtgggggatgggcagcagAAGAGTAAAACGGGAGCAGGCAGGGTTGTTGAATTGGGGTGGGTGTTTGGGGTGGGTGTGGGACCCCGCTGTAGGCATTTGGTGGGTGGCCAGCCCAGCATGTCTAGAGATGAAGGCTGGCAACGAGCAGAGCATGCTGGGAAGTCCAGTTGTGAGTCGCAGATGGGACAGCACGATAAGGAGTGCGGACCTGGGATAGAGAGATCCAAGTGGGCACGAGGGCATGCCTTCCATAGCTTAGTACTGAGCCCGTCTGCTGGGCCAGAGTTCAGTTCTTGAGAGGACGACACAGGCAAGGCAGACCCCCAGGTTTGGAGGAACCAGGTAGTCAGCGGGTGTTtgagggtggggcccagggacTCAATAAAAAGGTTTGCTTTATCCTTCCCTGGAATGTGGACCCAAGGTCAGAGCAAGCCAGCAGACAGCCTGACTTAGTAAGTCCCCAGGACTGTGAACTAGAGCCAGACTGGGGCCCCAGAGCCTCGGGGGAGCTGGGCCCTCAGAATATGGAGAGCCAAGGTCCCCAGCTGGGCCCCTGCAGGACTAAGTGCGGGCTGGGAGAAGGCCCATCAAAAAGTGCagtcctgggggcgcctggagcCCCAGGCggaacacgtgactcttgatctcagggctgtgacttccagccccacatcgggcatggagattacttaacaacaacaacaaaaaagtgctGTCCCACTAGCAGAATAAGATAAACAAGTAACCGTGACCCAAGGACACATAGGCAGAGACGACAGCCCACCGCtgttcccagaagaaaaagatccCCACGGCAGGCAAGCTGTTCTGAAGAAGCAGTGTGAGTAGGGCTGCTAGAGGAGGGGCAGGattggaagagaaagggagatggtGGTCCAAGTGGGGGCAGAGACTTGGAGTCTGTTCCGCAGGCTGTCAGGAGAGGGAGCAGCCCCTTGGCCTCAGCCAGTTTTCCCGGCCCAGTCCCTCTGTCCCGAGGGTGGCCCCGGAGTGGTGGCAGtggctgagtgggggagggcaaggtGGCTCTGACACCCCACCTTCTCTGGGCCCCAGCTTACGACCTCTCGATCTGGAGTTCATGAAACACCTCAGCAAAGTTGTGAACATCATCCCTGTCATTGCTAAGGCTGACACCATGACCCTGGAGGAGAAGTCTGAATTCAAGCAAAGGGTGAGAAggcccctcctccttttcctgtccccacccttccccctcccctggtccAAACCATGTCCTCTCCTTGATTATTATAcacccccctgcccacccagcccctATTTAGCCATTAAAGAAGCTGGGCTGACAGTGTCTGTGGACAGAGAAGTTTGCAGCCTCAGGCTGCCTTCTTCCCAGCCACCAAACTTACTGGCAGAGACCGCTGAATACATAAACCACCATACACAGGAGAGACCACTCCTCGATGTTAGCTTGCTTGAAGGGCTAAACTAATTAATTAACTTCCCGCTGGTGTTTATTAGTGTCTTCTATAAGCTCCTCCCTGTGCTGGATGCATGGGGTTGGAGGTAGGGGCATGTGGGTGAAGTATAAAGACGTTGCTCCCTTCCAAAAAATTACAATCAGGTAGGCCACTGAAGAAGTCCCgggtggcttcctggaggaggtgagacaTAAGTCGAGCTTTGGGAGAGGGCAGACCTATAGGCTTGGGGTGAGGAGCCCCACTTCTCTTCCCTGCAAACAGGAATATGACACATAGTAGCATGAGCACTGCCCATGTGGAATCTGTACTCAGCTTGTCTAAATCCTAATCTTATGGACCCTGCGATGAGCAAGCTGCACCCCCAGACTGTTCCTCAGCTCAGGCTGGGCTGTAGCGGCTGTATGACTGGGGCTCGTGTTTATTAGGATCTTCCTGCTGCTCAGGGCCTTGGAGTTCGAAGATGACTGGATTAGCAAAGGCTGATTCATCCCTCTGACTTcagcacacacgtgcacacacatacacacacactcacacctgtGTGAGCgtaccccaccccctccccgcatTATCCTGACACTTGGCTACCTTGCTTCTCTTCCTTGCCCCTAGGTTCGAAAGGAGCTTGAAGTAAATGGCATCGAGTTCTACCCACAGAAGGAATTTGATGAGGATTTGGAGGACAAGACGGAGAATGACAAAATCCGGGTGGGTGCCTCGGGCTCTGTTCATCACACAAATGCCCCCCTTGTTACCAGTGGGATGTGGATCGTGTACCCCTCCTGTCTTTCCACCTGCTTTTCCCCTTTCAtactctctgccccacctctcctGACCCAGACCAGAAGTGACGTGGGACAGGATGAGGACTGGGGCCCTTGCCGGGACTGTGAACTTTGCACCCAGAAAGCCAAAGTGCGTGTCCATCCCAGGCCACCCAAAAAGTTCTTTCCCCGGAGGGCCTGGCAAAACCAGGGTGTGGTTGATGGAAGGGCATGGACAGGAAGAGCATCAGGCTGGGGTCCAAGGCGTCTATGCTCTAGTCAGAGctctgcctcagtgtcccctccATAAAGTGCAGGGCCCAGGCTAAGTGAGTGGCTTAGAGGCTTTCTTTCCCCTAGAGGAAccgttttaaaaaatgaagcatcaGACAGACCTTCTGTATATGAAACATGAAAACAGAGCTGCTCTGGCTCAGCGACACAGGCACAGAGCACTGTCTTCTCAGCAGTCCCTGGGGTGTCTCCTGGGGATGCTAAGGCTTCATGTGATTTCCGTGGTCCCTTTCAATGTCAAACTTCTACGATTCTGGGACTTTACATCATGATCATGAGTTCTCGTCTGGGCTTTTCTACTAACCACTGTGACCTAAGACAGATCATTTACTTGCTATGGTCTTGTGTCTCCTCCTGGGTTAAGGGTGAATAATCTACCAGAAGCCCCTTACCTGATATAGCTGAGACACGTACGGGTTAATTGGAAAAGCCCATCAAAgtgaagaaatcatttaaaaaacgaTGCCTACAaatcttcattgtttttaaggaaatatttcacTAAAtgattaagtgaaaataaaacgtATACATTCCATTCATTAAGCATTCTTTTCATATTGAGACAAGGCTGCTTCTTTGAGAATAAGTTCAATCTTAAGACAAGCGCAGCTCACCTTTATCAGGTCTTTCTGAAACTCACGTTTCAGAGAAGCAACTCTCCACGGTCATACGTCCTCAGCTTCCATAATAGTTCATTTGTCCAGTAACAAGGACACATCAGGCAAACGGATTTGGGAACAAACGGCTGTCTTGGTGAACATTCAGCCCATCTGGGGGAGCGGAGGGGCCCACGAACATCAGACAGTGGCCTTGGAGCTCTGAGAGGTCAGCGGACGTGGGCTTCTGCCAGTAGGTTTCATGCGAGGTAGTGTGAAGCATCAGTTACGTGGTTGTCAGATGGGTAGGTATCACTTAAGAGAGGTCTTTCTATCCTCTCTTAGCTCGCAGAGTTGTTCCAAGCCAAACCAAACGCATTAAAGCAATAAAAAGTACAAAGCGTTCTCCTGGTGAAGGAAGGCCAACTTACTGAGGTGAACCAGCCAGGTAGGGGTGCAATCAGGGGTTGGACCCAGGACTTCAGACTCCTTTTCAGGAGACAAGAGCCTTGCCCTTGCCCCTTGCCATCAGTGGGATCACTGAATGAGCATCAGAAATGTGCAGTTCGAGGCTAGAGGCCCAAGACTCTATGCCGTCCTTGGAGGCCCAGACGGCACAGGAGGTTgacgtgcacatgtgtgtggttTGTCAGCAGGAGAGCATGCCTTTCGCTGTGGTGGGCAGCGACAAGGAGTACCAAGTGAATGGCAAGCGGGTCCTCGGCAGAAAAACTCCCTGGGGGATCATCGAAGGTAATCCAATGCATCTTCTTGAAAAACTGGTTGCTGGTCAATTACGcttatttattaagcatctatagTTCAGGGCGCTGTCCTGGCACGTAAGATGTAAACTGAATGCCAGCCAGATCCTGCCGTGAGGAGCTTACTGTCTAATGGAGAAGATGAATCTCAGAGGCAGGAAGTGATTAAAGGCCAAGTTAGCACCTGACTGGGAGACGCTGACTTTGACTCGTGTGTCAAAGGAGTTGAGAGCATAGAGAGGTTAATGAGCACTGAAAAAAACCAGAGAAAAGTTTTCACATGAAAGGGGACATGAGCCGACAGACTGCTGAAGGGTGGTTCAGATGTggccattttcattttgttatgaaTGGACGGGACCTCTAGAAGGTCAATAGTGATCCTGAAAGTTTTCAAAGAATTGCATTAGCGATCTCTTTCAATGTGATAACCTTCTGCAGGGAGCAGGGTGACGTGACTGTTCTCAGAACATGAGCTTCTGAGGGCCTTGAGTCTCAGACAGGTTAAGGGTCTTGGCCAAGATCACATGACTTGTTAGGGGTGAAACTGGGACTTCAGACCCAGATTTCAATTCCACAACTGAATTTATTCCATTTTCCAAACCAAGTTCATCTCATTGTACCACATTGTCTCTCATTTGCCTATGGCCCtgtgttgggatttttttttttttaatatcattttctcACTGCCTTGaattggaatctttttttttttaaacgtttatttatctttgacagagagagagagacagagcatgagcgggggagggtcagagagagagggagacacagaatcggaagcaggctccaggctccgagctgtcggcacagagcccaacgcggggctcgaactcacagaccatgagatcatgacctgagccgaagtcggatgcctgaccgactgagccacccaggcgccccttgaattgaGATCTTTTAATGAGAATGTCTGTCTTGTCCATTAGATTGTGGACTAGAGGATTCATGTCTTAATTCCCTTCTGCCCCCATAGTCCTTGGCAAGTGATTTGCAGATAGTAGGTACTCAATCTGTATTGAATTAGATTCATTGTAGTGCATCGCCTTTTTAAGATGGGTCGATAGTTATTTGCTGTGTGTGTTACTGTCTTCCAATCAGGTTATAAGCTCCTTAAGGATAGGAATTGTGTCTTAGGTCTTGGGCAGATTTTTAGACCCTCTGTATATTAGTTTCCTTTCCTATAAAGTGGGATATAAAATTGTCCCTATTAGCTGTTATTTCACAGAGTCTAGAATAGTATCGTATTATtgtagctgctcaataaatatttgttcaggggcacctgggtgactcagtgggttaagcgtctgactcttggtctcagcttgggtcttgatctcagggtcatgagttcaggccccacgttgggctccatgctgggcgtgaagcctacttaaaaataaataaataaatatttgttcaatgaataaaaTCCCATGCACGGAAGTGCCAGGATGAGCAAACCTCTGGAAGGCTTACAATACATTATGTGTCCTGTGGCTCCCTCCTAAATGCCAACATGATCTGAACAGAAGTTCATCTGCTAGGTGTTGCCACATTAGTGAAATGaccacctgttttgttttgttcacagtgGAAAACCTCAACCACTGTGAGTTTGCCCTGCTTCGAGACTTTGTCATCAGGTGAGATGCACCCCTTCCCTTGGATGGCAGGTTTATGTATTTGGGGTCAGGAGGCCATCTGTTCAGATCTACTTCCTCCGTCTCCGGGATTCTCTGACAGCTCTCTGCCCCCATTCTAGCTCCCATCATGAAGCAAAAGGGGCTGAAGAAGTATCATTAGCTCTCTGGCATGGGTCCCAGTCACTGGGGCCAGGCCATGGAAGTGACATGTTAACCTCGGATGTGGGtcagtctcttcctcttcccacccttCATCACATCCCTCTCTCTTCTCACCCTTTGTCCTTCAGGACCCACCTCCAGGACCTCAAGGAAGTGACACACAACATCCACTATGAGACCTACAGGGCCAAGAGGCTTAATGACAACGGAGGCCTCCCTCCGGTGAGCGTGGACACAGAGGAAAGCCACGACAGTAACCCATGACGACCCTTTCTCTATATCATCACACATGCCCACTTCTCCACACACGCATCCCGgtaccaccaccacccaccttcTTCCTTTCTACTCTGTCCCCCAGGCCTGTCTGGTGTTTGTGGAGTTTgtctacagtgtgtgtgtgtgtgtgtgtgtgtgtgtgtgtgagagagagagagagagagagagtgtgtgtgtgtgtgtgtgtgtgtgtgtgcacgcgtgtgtatACATGTGCAGGGGTGAGGTATTTTCACTGCCCTCCCTGGAAAGTCCCTTGTAAGTTTGGTTCCTCCATGGCTGTCCATTATCTGTCTCCTTTCCTTGTGTCCCAGAGCAAAGCCGTGTGCCTCACTCCAGAGGTCTAGGGgaggtttcatttaaaaatgatgggGAGCAGGTGAGCCACAGGTAACTCTTCCTTATCTCTGAACCCGCCCACAAACTGGAACTGCAGAGACCCTCTGAGGACAGCTTCGGAGCTGgacctggcgggggtggggggtggggggtggcagtcTAGGGTGAGGCCAGGACTGCCTAGGGGAGGGAAGGTCAAGGGAGAGCAGGGTAGACCGGAGCGGGGTTCCTGCAGAAAGATTTAGTGCCCAGAGGTGGAGAAGAGAGCTCTACCCTTGAGTCTGTGTTGCCTTCACTGTCCAAAGCCCAACACCACCTGTCACTGTCTGTCGTGGTTGCAGACTGCTGCTTCGCACACGTGCCTCGCTTCACTCACCTCTgctcccattttctctctttctccccctgccctcatTCTTCATCCTGCccctctctgacttctttcaatTGCTTTGAGTCTAATCCACTTTACCTGCATTTCTATATCTAGGATTTATGCCCAGTCTACTTTCAAAAATGACTTTAGGCcaccttaaaataaaatcacagccAAGGCACGTGACAGTACAAACCGAAATTACGAGAGAAATCAGATCCACGGGGAGGAGTGGGAAAGAAAGTTTCTGGCGCGCACAATGAATGTGTGTTGGCCCGGGCAAAGGAGGAAGCAATGAGTTACGCAGTTCCCAGTATCTGGCTCAAAAGCACATGTGCTGGTCAAGTGAGACAGTCTTTCCTTAGGCGTTAAGTTCTAGAAGACTTGAGTCTCAACAAGTTTTAAGAGCAATACACGATCTTTGCCTTTCTCAGTGGTTTGGCTTCAGAGACCAATTTTAAAcggcacctcagtttcctccatcAGGATTCTTCCTCCTTAACGCTGGCTTCTCTGCTGCTCACTTCCCATATGCTTGACTCCCTTTTgacttcttttctgttctctctcactGTGCATGTCTGtcggtctgtctgtctttctctgcttttccctgATTCCCCTTCCTGACCCCTGTAGACATTCCTAACCATACCCACATACAGTTAGCCTTTTCTTGCCTTGCCCTCAGCCCTGTATTTATCAATGCGTATATCTCCCCTGATTAGTTTACAAATTACCCTTTCTCGTTTAGTCTGGAAGGTGGCTGAAACTTGGGGCTGGGGAAACAATGTAGCCTTAGGTAAGGGAAAACACCAACTGCTACAGTTTACAATAACCTCATACAACCTCCTGTTCCATCTCCTGGTCCAGCCCTAGGTGTTTTACTGGTCCACTACAAATCCCAGCATTTATAGTCTCTTGTCACTCAGGTGCTAGGAAAACACAGACCAAGATTCGGTGGACCAGGAGAAAGAGGTGGGTGACCCCAAACCGGTGACCGAAAACCTATGGTCTCAATCTTTCCTGGAGGCTCTTTACCAATCCCATACAcgtcctcccccacccacaaAATTCTTCCAGGGTAAGCACCTGTCAGCCTAGAACAGCAGCAGGGTTCAAGCCCAGAGGTGGTTCCATGTCAACAGAAGAGGGATCCCTGGTGTATACAGCAGGCAGTCGTGAATGCAGACGTGGGACTGGCCACCTAGGACTAGCAGGGGGAGGTCTGGCGGGGGTGGTGGGCGTTGGAGAGGTTGAGTAGGGAATGGTGCTTGGCCACCCCAAAGCCATGATCTCAGCCTCCCTGGAGAAGCTGTTTTATGTGTCTGCTGCCAGCTGCTGGTCTCCACACCCTCAACCGTTCTCAACCCCCCTGCAGGGAGAAGGCCTCCTGGGCACTGTCCTTCCACCCGTGCcagccaccccctgccccactgctGAATGAAGGCCATTCCAAGTGCTgcttctccctccatccctcccagCTGTTATTGCTGCGGGGCCGTGGCCTTTTTAGTGCCGTGCTTGCCCAGCCCACCACCACAGCCCCCCTCAGCTCTCAGCAGGTTGGAGGGGCCAAGCTGCCTCCTTAGGACAGTGGCTTCCTCCATTTATCCAAAccaccccctctcctcccagtGGAACGGAGCTCTCGCCAGCACTGCCCTCCTCCATCGTCCGTGTCAGCCGGTCCCAGCCCATCCGTAAGGTGAAAGAACTCATCAGGAGCTCCTTCTGCCCTTGCAAACCCATACCAGCTACTTGTAACCATCTCCAAGAGAAATGGCATTGCTCCCCGCCCGTTCATCTGCATGAGCTCCTCTTGGCTTCCTTCAAGGGTCAAGAAAGCAACTTTTCTGCTTGTCAGGTTTGTTGATGTCAGCTGTGTGAGCCCCAGTGTGGGACAAGGGTGTCTCCTTCATTGCCTAAAGCTTATTTATAATGATGGGTCACTACAGATGTGGGGGGAGCAAGGGCTagggtcacttaaaaaaaaatcaccacttgTGGCTGGCCCAggatgcagtctctctctctctcacacacacacacacacacacccctgcccccatAATGCAGCCACTTAGGAAGAGTGGTTTTCCTGAAGAGACATTTCTGGAATTGCCTCCTTTAtcctcaaacttaaaaaaaaaaaaaaaaaagaacttaacagACAGAAAATTCCAGAACCCCACAGAACGGGactctagggagaaaaaaaaaaaacaaaacaccccaccCTTCCATCCACTTAGCAATAAGAGGGATCCCTTCCCACCTACCCCGACTACTCCTATCCCCGCCTCCACCCTGTTAATGTGAGTAATGAATTAGCCTGGCCACAGTCGGTCACTGTAGGCTAGTGGAGAATGCCCACTGGAGGGCAGAGCCCCCCATCAGATGCATGAATGTTTGCGAATGTTGGCTGCCACTGCCCCACATACTGTGTCTTTATgggatcccctccccccacccacccacctctgccATCTCCACCTGGACACTACTTTTCTCAAAGGCTGGTGACTTGTGGGCCATTCATCTACAACTCAGTCCTGACGGAGCAAGAGGCCCAAGCCTAGGGGATGCAAGAACGACCCATTTCTTAAACGTTACCAGTCCCAGCCAACCTTTTGGTGACATTATGGTTAAATTTCCCAATTGAAAGCAAGCCAACAGACACTCAAACTGGTTGTGTAAATGTTGCTAGACTTTATGTGTTGTACAACTAAACATTGCTGTTTGAACAATAACTGCCTGGCCTGTGTCTCATTTGTGCTCACTCCTTGGCCAAATTAGCCATTACATCATCTCACCCATGGGCGGAGGGTGAGATAGGGACCATCTTGGTAAGAAGTAGCCACAGAAATTATAGATGGAAAACATTTTGTGAGtccaatttttcttcatttggcttGAGGATGGACTTCGGTCATTATTTATTCCACgtgtatgtttaatgtttatttcttttgagagagagcaggggatgggctgagagagggggggagagagagaatcccaagcaggctcggcatcatgcgcgtggagcccaatgtggggctcaatcccacaaactgcaagatcatgacctgagccgaaaccaacagttggatgctcaaccaactgagccgcccaggcgcccctccctgggGTTTTGTACCCAACATGGGTGATGGAGCTAGTATGCTAGACCTTGAGGGATGCTGTGCTCTGTGTAATCTGTCTCCTTCAATGTAAACAGGGTTTATTTTCACTTAATGAATTTCCTagcttttccctcctttctccagAAGGCAAGAAACCCAACTCTATGGAAGGAGTGGACCCATCTTGCCTAGAGACCTGCCTGCTTTACAGTGAATGCTTTAAGAGTAAGAAtttaaggggcacccgggtggctcagtcggttaagcgtctggcttcagctcaggtcatgattcacggtttgtgagttcaagccctgcgtcgggctctgtgctgatggctcggagcctggagcctgctctggattctgtgtttccctctctctctgcccctcccccgctcaccctctgtctctctctctctctctctctctcaaaaacaaacattaaaaaaaatttttttttaaagaatttaaattttaagcacTAGCTTCTCTCTtgtgtttttcaaacttaaaCCAAACTTCCTCTCTTTGAGGTTCCTGGTCTCTTCTGCAGCCAGCAAACAACACCACACGctatttttctgaatttgaatGTGATGACCATACGCAGTTGTGTTTGGAGCCTCGGTATTCTGTAGGGTGAATGCAAGGTATAGAAGAAcggtgtggcgggggggggggggtgtcattcAGGTTAAATGATGAGGACCAGAACCAGAGGGCAATTGCCACATCAAGATGGAGAGGTGGGAAGATTTGAGCGACAGAGTAGTTTTGCAAACTTAAAATATCACAGCTAAGGGAAAACAGTTCTTTTAGTCCCATTCTTTCATACAGATACGGAAACAAGTCCAGAGAGCATGGTTGATGCCCAAAGTTGCACACTTAGTTACCAGTGCAAGACGGGGGCTCTATCTCAGTGGTCTTTCTA
The genomic region above belongs to Prionailurus bengalensis isolate Pbe53 chromosome B4, Fcat_Pben_1.1_paternal_pri, whole genome shotgun sequence and contains:
- the SEPTIN3 gene encoding neuronal-specific septin-3 isoform X1 encodes the protein MSKGLPEARTDAAMSELVPEPRPKPAVPMKPVSINSNLLGYIGIDTIIEQMRKKTMKTGFDFNIMVVGQSGLGKSTLVNTLFKSQVSRKASSWNREEKIPKTVEIKAIGHVIEEGGVKMKLTVIDTPGFGDQINNENCWEPIEKYINEQYEKFLKEEVNIARKKRIPDTRVHCCLYFISPTGHSLRPLDLEFMKHLSKVVNIIPVIAKADTMTLEEKSEFKQRVRKELEVNGIEFYPQKEFDEDLEDKTENDKIRQESMPFAVVGSDKEYQVNGKRVLGRKTPWGIIEVENLNHCEFALLRDFVIRTHLQDLKEVTHNIHYETYRAKRLNDNGGLPPGEGLLGTVLPPVPATPCPTAE
- the SEPTIN3 gene encoding neuronal-specific septin-3 isoform X2, translated to MSKGLPEARTDAAMSELVPEPRPKPAVPMKPVSINSNLLGYIGIDTIIEQMRKKTMKTGFDFNIMVVGQSGLGKSTLVNTLFKSQVSRKASSWNREEKIPKTVEIKAIGHVIEEGGVKMKLTVIDTPGFGDQINNENCWEPIEKYINEQYEKFLKEEVNIARKKRIPDTRVHCCLYFISPTGHSLRPLDLEFMKHLSKVVNIIPVIAKADTMTLEEKSEFKQRVRKELEVNGIEFYPQKEFDEDLEDKTENDKIRESMPFAVVGSDKEYQVNGKRVLGRKTPWGIIEVENLNHCEFALLRDFVIRTHLQDLKEVTHNIHYETYRAKRLNDNGGLPPGEGLLGTVLPPVPATPCPTAE